The window taatgtcggtggaaatacatactcccgcaagcttaggattttggcctagcttggtaatcaccactcgTAGTAGCCATCCGGTCCCATCTCGAAGTGTTGTGGAACGGGCACCTGAGCCTCCCAATCCTCAGGTTCCTCCTTACCGCTGCCTGGTTGTTCCGGTAAGCAATAATGTCCTCATGCATGATcctgtatccgcccctggcaatagAATCAAACAAGGCAGGTGCAGGCAATAGAATAATATCACGGGTATCCTCAATGAAAACCAGGTTGTAAGGAATATGGTTAACAGAATCATCAATATCAGTAAACTGGTGATCCTTCATCGCCTGCTTATCTAAATAAACCTTAGGTAAACGATAATCATGCTAGCGAATCTAAAATGTTAAAGTGACTTGCTAAATGAATCGCATAAATACCACCTTGAATTTTGCCCTTGGATCTGTTAAAGTGCAGGCGACGTGCAATGATAGCCCCTAGGTTGTAAGTGTTATCATCATACAGTGCGCGACATAAGATGGCGAAGTCCAGATTTTATCCTTATTTTTAAAATGCCCTTAACGGTTAGTATGACTTTTGAGAATGAATATTTATAGCCGCTTGTTTGTTGCAGTTTGGCCATGGAGCGCTTAGAGCCCGTAAAAGGCCTTAGCAAGGTGGTTCAGTGGGTGAAAGATCATAGATACAAGCATGATGCTGTAACCAATGCCCCGAGGATCAATGCAGAGCTCATGATCAAACTTCTTGGTCTATCAGACTTCGTCCAGGCAGTGATAGTTGGAGGTGAATGCGAGAAGCCAAAGCCCGCACCCTTCCTGTACCTAAAGGCTCTCAAGGAGCTCGAAGTATCTGCAACACACACCTTTATCTTCAAGGTATGCCAACCCTTGATTATATCGTGTTTTTTTAACATGCCATCTGGATTTGTGGACGCATGGTACTAAAACATGTTTTCCTTGCAGGATTCTGCCTCAGGGACACGTGCGGGCGTTGCTGCAGGGATGCCCGTCATTGCCGTGTTGACGAGGAACCCGGAGAAGTCCCTACAGGAAGCCCGGGTCGCATCGATCATCAGTGACTATGAAGACCAAAAGCTGTGGAATGCGCTCGAAGAGATTGACAGGGAGGAAGCGAAGCTAAAGAATGGTGGAGCGTGAGACAGATGATGGTGATGAACAGTTGATTAGACCATTGCAAATTTACCCATTCTTATTATTTACAAGGGATCCTACATCCTGGAGTTATTATGGTAGGATAGAGCTCATCTAGGTATTTTGAGTTTTTTAGTTTGATGTGTGTTTGTTTCTCCTTGGCTATGAGAGAAGCGAATAAAAAACTTTAgtgtccatgacatgatacttttcAGTTGCTGGGACCTATGAAAATGGCACATTTGTCGGGCTCATTGCCTATCAGCTCTGAATTCTGTCTGTTATCTTGTGTCTACTCTTGTTTGATTGAGCTTCTCTTTATTATTCTGAGaataatatgataatgatggacatCGCAACGGGGACTGCTCATTTCAACAGAAGTTATGGTAGCACAGAGCCTTTGTCTATGATTCAAGGGATTCTATGCCCTGAAGTTATGGTTTGAGGGAGGTCATCCAGGCATTTCGAGCTTTTAGTTTGGTATACTCAGTGGTTCTTAGAAAAAAATATATCTTTAGAGCCCATGACATGAGACTGTTTTGttgatggtgaaggaaatatgccctagaggcaataataaagttattatttatttccttatatcatgataaatgtttattattcatgctataattgtattaatcggaaacataatacatgtgtgaatacatagacaaacatagtgtcactagtatgcctctacttgactagctcgttaatcaaagatggttatgtttcctaaccatagacataagttgtcatttgattaatgggatcacattgttagaagaatgatg is drawn from Triticum dicoccoides isolate Atlit2015 ecotype Zavitan chromosome 4A, WEW_v2.0, whole genome shotgun sequence and contains these coding sequences:
- the LOC119289925 gene encoding haloacid dehalogenase-like hydrolase domain-containing protein Sgpp translates to MERLEPVKGLSKVVQWVKDHRYKHDAVTNAPRINAELMIKLLGLSDFVQAVIVGGECEKPKPAPFLYLKALKELEVSATHTFIFKDSASGTRAGVAAGMPVIAVLTRNPEKSLQEARVASIISDYEDQKLWNALEEIDREEAKLKNGGA